From the Gallaecimonas kandeliae genome, one window contains:
- a CDS encoding methyl-accepting chemotaxis protein, producing the protein MRERSLAFKLFLTTGLLLLVSIGVLTLVVAGFLGSTAGKVRGESTRQVEDELMRRLEAQAGQYGEQMAGLVNGAFRVPLSLAGQLKGSIESGAPLARDKVVELDKSMLAANQGLSSIYSQFEANGYDGRDADFKEGFKHSVKGVGTLEIYFTRNRDGKIEQQVVDDAEEKHVATIGANGLREAEWYLCAMDTHKPCLMEPYLYEITPGYSELMTSLTVPVMADNRFRGVVGVDMNLPIFQKKVEALSQSLYGGQAKVMLLSRLGLLVGASHHKDKLAKPLKEVMPALADKILGLHGKGRLETGDSLIVAYPVDIQAANQIWTLVIEVPKALALKDVDAMNRSIGHDFDQLVLSQAGIGVLVILLGLAVMLVLVRTITTPLKTLNGRMDDLNGSEGDLTKEVSIDTHQELITLAGGFNRFLGKLRGMVDHLKGVSLDVQRQAEGSARIASDTRNLVARQHGEIESVVTAMNQMSAAASEVARFAAQAADEASQANGAVQGSRTTLGSAVADVKGLADDMSTAATAVNQVAARSADINSILEVIRAIAEQTNLLALNAAIEAARAGEQGRGFAVVADEVRALAAKTRSSTDEIAGVINSLNQEVSATVAVMDQGVERASSTVGQAQSALEDLTQVVRLIDTINDHVTQMATAAEEQSSVSDEINRNITGIGSAANELAALAQQAEQSGQQLHGLVGDLDRELGKLRT; encoded by the coding sequence ATGAGAGAACGCTCCCTTGCCTTCAAGCTGTTCCTGACAACAGGGCTGCTGCTGTTGGTGTCTATCGGCGTCCTGACCCTGGTGGTGGCCGGCTTCCTGGGCAGCACCGCCGGCAAAGTCAGGGGCGAGAGCACCCGCCAGGTGGAAGACGAACTGATGCGGCGCCTGGAGGCCCAGGCCGGCCAGTACGGCGAGCAGATGGCCGGCCTCGTCAACGGCGCCTTCAGGGTGCCCCTGTCCCTGGCCGGCCAACTCAAGGGCAGCATCGAGTCCGGCGCCCCTCTGGCCCGGGACAAGGTGGTGGAGCTGGACAAATCCATGCTGGCCGCCAACCAGGGCCTGAGTTCCATCTACAGCCAGTTCGAGGCCAACGGCTATGACGGCCGCGACGCCGACTTCAAGGAGGGCTTCAAGCATTCGGTGAAGGGGGTCGGCACCCTGGAGATCTATTTCACCCGCAACCGCGACGGCAAGATAGAACAGCAGGTGGTGGACGACGCCGAGGAAAAGCACGTGGCCACCATAGGGGCCAACGGCCTGCGTGAAGCCGAGTGGTACCTCTGCGCCATGGACACCCACAAGCCCTGCCTGATGGAGCCCTACCTCTACGAGATCACCCCCGGCTATTCGGAGCTGATGACCTCCCTGACGGTGCCGGTGATGGCCGACAACCGCTTCCGGGGCGTGGTGGGGGTCGACATGAACCTGCCCATCTTCCAGAAGAAGGTCGAGGCCCTGTCCCAGTCCCTCTACGGCGGCCAGGCCAAGGTGATGCTGCTGTCCCGCCTCGGCCTGCTGGTGGGTGCCAGCCACCACAAGGACAAGCTGGCCAAACCGCTCAAGGAGGTGATGCCGGCCTTGGCCGACAAGATCCTCGGCCTGCATGGCAAGGGCCGGCTGGAAACCGGCGACAGCCTCATCGTCGCCTACCCGGTGGACATCCAGGCCGCCAACCAGATCTGGACCCTGGTCATCGAAGTGCCCAAGGCCTTGGCCCTCAAAGACGTGGACGCCATGAACCGGTCCATAGGCCATGACTTTGACCAGCTGGTGCTGAGCCAGGCCGGCATAGGGGTGCTGGTGATCCTGTTGGGTCTGGCCGTGATGCTGGTGCTGGTACGCACCATCACCACCCCCCTCAAGACACTCAACGGCCGCATGGACGATCTCAACGGCAGCGAGGGGGATCTGACCAAGGAAGTCAGCATCGACACCCACCAGGAGCTGATCACCCTGGCCGGCGGTTTCAACCGTTTCCTCGGCAAGCTCAGGGGCATGGTCGACCACCTCAAAGGGGTCAGCCTCGACGTGCAGCGCCAGGCCGAAGGCAGCGCCCGCATTGCCTCCGACACCCGTAACCTGGTGGCCCGCCAGCACGGCGAGATAGAGTCGGTGGTTACCGCCATGAACCAGATGAGCGCCGCCGCCAGCGAGGTGGCCCGCTTCGCCGCCCAGGCCGCCGACGAGGCCAGCCAGGCCAACGGCGCCGTCCAGGGCTCCAGAACCACCCTGGGCTCGGCCGTGGCCGACGTCAAGGGCCTGGCCGACGACATGTCCACCGCCGCCACCGCCGTCAACCAGGTAGCGGCCCGCAGCGCCGACATCAACTCCATTCTGGAAGTGATCCGCGCCATCGCCGAGCAGACCAACCTGCTGGCCCTGAACGCCGCCATCGAAGCGGCCCGGGCCGGCGAGCAGGGCCGCGGCTTCGCTGTGGTGGCGGACGAGGTGCGGGCCCTGGCCGCCAAGACCCGCAGTTCCACGGACGAAATCGCCGGCGTCATCAACAGCCTCAACCAGGAGGTAAGCGCCACCGTCGCCGTCATGGACCAGGGGGTGGAGCGGGCCAGCAGCACCGTCGGCCAGGCCCAGAGCGCCCTGGAGGATTTGACCCAGGTGGTGAGGCTCATCGACACCATCAACGACCACGTCACCCAGATGGCCACGGCCGCCGAGGAGCAGAGCTCGGTAAGCGACGAGATCAACCGCAACATCACCGGCATCGGCAGCGCCGCCAACGAGCTGGCGGCACTGGCCCAGCAGGCCGAGCAATCGGGCCAGCAACTGCACGGCCTGGTGGGGGATCTGGATAGGGAACTGGGCAAGCTGCGCACCTGA
- a CDS encoding GNAT family N-acetyltransferase: protein MSICSKRISVLHADLALAATLEAALPEFGGGRSVAQYRARFTGPHLCLVALVDGVPAAFKLGYALDDTTFYSWLGGVLPPYRRQGLAQLLLEAQEAWAAGQGYGRIEVKSSGRFPAMLALLARNGYQACGEHNGKILFAKPLSC, encoded by the coding sequence ATGTCTATCTGCTCTAAGCGCATATCGGTCCTACATGCGGATCTGGCCCTGGCCGCCACCTTGGAGGCCGCCCTGCCGGAATTCGGCGGCGGCCGCTCTGTGGCGCAGTACCGGGCCCGGTTCACCGGCCCCCACCTTTGCCTGGTGGCCCTGGTGGATGGGGTGCCCGCCGCCTTTAAGCTTGGCTATGCCCTTGACGATACAACCTTTTATTCCTGGCTGGGAGGGGTATTGCCGCCCTACCGCCGCCAGGGCCTGGCCCAGTTGCTGCTGGAAGCCCAAGAAGCCTGGGCCGCCGGCCAGGGTTATGGCCGTATCGAGGTCAAATCCTCGGGGCGCTTTCCCGCCATGCTGGCGCTGCTGGCCAGGAACGGCTACCAAGCCTGTGGCGAGCACAACGGCAAGATCTTGTTCGCCAAGCCATTAAGCTGCTAG